DNA from Leptospira mayottensis 200901116:
TGGGGTCCTCCTAAAACTTGAGAGAAAGTTGAAGTCGATCTTTTGTTTTCCAGAAATCGAACTACTTTTCCGATATAAATGATTCCAGGACCTTTGGTTTTTTTTTCAAGACAAGAATCCGCCGCATCCTTGAGAGTACAAGTCTGAATATTACAATTTTCTAAAGAAGCGTTTTCCACAAGAGCCACGGGCAACTCCGGATCACTCCCGTGTTGTAAAAGTAAACCAGCAATCTTAGAAAGGGAAGAAGTTCCCATAAAAAGCGCGATTGTTCCTTTAAACTTCGCAAACCAAGTCCAATCGGTTTCTTCGTTCAGAACGGTATGTCCGTCCATGATCAAAACCTGACGAGACAAACCTCTGTGAGTCAGAGGAAAACCCGCAAAGGAAGAACCCGCATTCAAAGAACTGACTCCCGGAACGATCTCGTATTCTATATTATGATTGATCAATGTGATGAGTTCTTCGCCGCCTCTTCCAAAAACAAAAGGATCTCCGCCTTTCAGACGAACCACATTCTTCCCTTGTAAAGCGTAGAAAAGAAGAAGCTCGTTGATCTCCTCTTGAGTCGCCGAGTGCGCTCCGGAACGTTTGCCCACG
Protein-coding regions in this window:
- the cobA gene encoding uroporphyrinogen-III C-methyltransferase yields the protein MLNADAREDFQLGKVYLVGAGPGNPEDLTLRAYRILTKAQIILYDALLDPSFLEIFPKNAIVHYVGKRSGAHSATQEEINELLLFYALQGKNVVRLKGGDPFVFGRGGEELITLINHNIEYEIVPGVSSLNAGSSFAGFPLTHRGLSRQVLIMDGHTVLNEETDWTWFAKFKGTIALFMGTSSLSKIAGLLLQHGSDPELPVALVENASLENCNIQTCTLKDAADSCLEKKTKGPGIIYIGKVVRFLENKRSTSTFSQVLGGPQFQQIFSELQGRKE